The Mangrovibacterium diazotrophicum DNA window CGGAGTAATATTGTTTAACCCCATCAGCTAAACGTGGGTTATCGAAATCAACCGACGGTAAAAACTCAAACCAGGCATTTTTATCGTTTAAATATTTCGCATAAAATTTAATGCGTCCGGTAGTATAATTCTTAAGCAGGTTTGCTTTTATCTGTCCTCCCTCGTTCATCGGATAACCGGGATAACGCGCACCATCAGCACGACGGTAAAAACCCCCAATATTATAGCGCAATGTCTTCTCCGGATCGAGCGATCCTCCTAAGTCAAAATCGGCCCGATAATACGGATTCCGACCATTGCCTTCCAATCCGTACTTGGCCCGTACTTCGCCTTCAAACTTTTCACCACCGGTTTTCGACACGTAGTTGAAAATTCCACCCGGAGCATTATTTCCTAAAATAGAAGCGGTACCTCCGCGAACAGCTTCCAGTCTTCCTAAAGTTGCATCGGGACGTAAGTAGTAGTCGGGGCCATAGTTTCCAAAAGTAGCATTGGTTACCGGCAAACCGTCTTCCTGCATCGATACGTAATAGTAACCCGACTCACCATCGTTAGAACCAACAGAAACACCACGCGAATAAACGGTGTTGCGAATTTCACCTAAAGAAGTATTTACGAAAACACCCGGAACATTCTTCAATAAGTCGCCGGCACTGGTTACTGCAAGCTGTTCAATCTGCTGCGATTTTATGGCAGTGATTGCAACTGAAGCTTCCATACGGCTACGTGGGTCGAATACACCTGTTACAACAACTTCATCAACCCCCTGGGTGGATTCCTTTAAAACCACCTGAAACGAAGTTTGAGTACCGATAATAATGTCTTGCGATTCGAAACCAACAAAGGAGATTGAAAGAACCTGCGCATCAATGGGAACATCCAACGCAAAATATCCGTCCGGGTCGGTTATTGTACCAATGGTTGTGCCCTTCACAATCACGGTAGCACCAGGCACAGGATTCCCTTTGTCATCGTGAACAGTCCCTGAAATTTCCTTTTCTTTTTTCTGTTCGGCAGGAACAACAGAAGGCTCCGGACTGTCTTTCGGTTTGATAACGATTTGGCGATCGTAAATTTTATAAGTGGTGCCACTTCCTTCGAGCGCTTGTTCCAGAACGGCTTCGATATTGCCGTTTTCCACAATCACACTCACTTGCCGGTTCACATCCAGCTGGTTTTCGTTATAGAGTAATATGAATTCGCTGTTTTGCTCAATTTCCTGAAAAACTTCACCAACCGTCACCTTATTCAGTTTGAAGCTGAATTTGGTTTGTTGCGAGTAACTGCTGGCCGCCGACGAGACCAACGATATCAACACAAATAGAGTTAGCAGTTTCATTTTCAGCAAAATTTCGGACATACCTCTTCCGGAGAAGTACTTCCCTGTACGATTTTTTTTCATAATTTTGAACTGTTTAGATTTAACAATCGTAGTTTCTAAAACTACGTCAGTCGGTAAGTTTGCAGACTTGCCGACTTTTTTATTTCACTCGACTAGTTTGGTTTCATGCTAACATTGATTTGATTTCCCTGAATTTCGTATTGCATCCCACTTACGTCTGACAATACCATCAGCACGCTTTCCAAGGAGTCTTTTAAATCCAGTTTACCGGAGATGAATGCAAAATCGTCCATTTCTTGCACCTGCTTTTTTGCGCTTCCCTCAACAATAAACTTCACGTTATAATATCGTTCCAGTTTCGACATAACACGGTTCAGCGGTTGCTGGTGGAATTCCAGCCAGCCTTCAATCCAGGCAATCGACAAATCAGCATCAGGATCATCCTGGACCGAAATTGCCCGTTGCTCCTTGTTGAAACTCCCCTTTTGGTTGGGAGTTAAAATGGTTTCTCCCCTAAAAAGTTGATTCCGGGTCAAATCGCGCATCGCAACTTTCCCTTCCAGTAAAGTGGTTTCGATGACAGACTCGGATGAATAGGCGGTTAGGTTAAATTTCGTTCCCAGTACTTTCACTGCAATCGCCTCGGTGTTGACAATAAAGGGCTGTGCTGCGTTGTGAGCAACCTCAAAATAAGCCTCGCCCTCTAAAAATATCTTTCTCTCTTTCCCGTTGAACTGGTTTGGAAATGCCAGGCGACTTCCCGCGTTGAGCCAAACTTTAGTTCCGTCGGCCAACACAATTTTGGAGCGTTTGCCGTAAGGAATCACCACCTCGTTCATCTTTGTCGGATCGGTTGGCAGTTGTTTCATATCAATAACCCGTGTGCTGTCAATAATCAACTGCTCGTTGCCGGTCATTGCAATGTCCGAAGATTCGCTTTCCAACGGAACGGTTGTTCCGTCGGCTAAAACAATTTGCGATTGCTGTTGACCTGCCTCTTCCTGAGTGTTATTAAAAACATAGCCCGAAGGTTGTTTTTGTTGGCTGAAGTAGAACGCCGAAGCGCCAGCCACCAACAAACCAACAAATATGGCGGCGTAACGCATCGCCTTTTTGAACGGGTGAAGCTTGCGTTCTTTTTGGTACATCTGGTCGAACGATTCAATGTTCTTCCAGATCGTTTGAAAGTCTTCAGGCTTTAAGTTATCCGTCTGGTCGCGCAACATTTCAATCAAACGCCGGGCTTCATTCACAGATGGTTCAAAATCTGGATGATTGCTGAGAAACTGTTCCCAAAGCTCGTTGTGCGTTCCGTTGACAACCCAGGCGATAAAATCGCTGTTGTCAACCAATTCCTCAATTTTATAATGTAGATATTCTTTTTTCACGGTCGTATTCGATGCTTTTAACAGGATAAAGACACGGCCGTTATTTTTGTGGACAGGATTTTGGAGTTTTTTTCAAATTTTCACACAAATCACTGAAAATTAAGAACCAACAAAATCAATTGTTTGTCATTTTCAAGATGCTCCCGTAAAATTTTAATCGCACGGAATACCATTTTTCGGGCCGAATCGTATTTCAGCTTCATCAGCTCACAAATCTGTTCGTAATCGAAATCGCAGGTAAAACGATAATAGATAATTTCCCGCTGTTTGGGGCTTAGCTGTTGAAGGCTTCTCAGAATAATGCGTTCCCGATTATCCAGACTTTCCTTTTGCAGCAACTCTTCTTCCAGGTGATATCTGAGTTGCATTGCAGGCAAGTCGGTATTTAGTTGAAAGACTTTCGTATTCTCCGTTTTCTTCAAATTACGGCTCAATGCACGTCTATATGAACGTAGCAGATAAAAATAGACATTGTCGGTTGTTCCTAGTTTTGAACGGGTACGAATGAGATTGAAGAACAAATCCTGAATGGTGTCCTTGACGATTTCGCTATTGGAAGTGAATTTCTTGCCATAACTATAAAGCGAGTCTGCATAACGGCTATAAATTTCAGCAAGAGCATATTCCTCTCCATTCCTGAAATCATTCCACAGTAGAAAATCCTCGCTTGGTTTAGGCATTAGTAGGTTATTGTTTAACCAAAGATAGAATTTTGCGCATGATTGCAAAATGAGAAACAGCTATTCTGCAGGGGTAACTATTTTAAAACATCCGGATATTCGACGGGCGCCGCATTACCAACTGTTATTCCTCCATCATGATCAGAAAAGGTAGATTATTCAACTTTATCATTTATATGACGCTTCTCTTTTCTAAAAATCAACAGATAACAATCCTGCCAAATAACAGCTCGCTAGTTTCCAACCAACTCTTCCAGAATCGGCTTTTCAAAGGCCACCCACTTCTCATAGCCTTTCTCGCTCAGGTGAACGCCGTCAACCGTAAGTTCATTGGTTAATCCACCATCGGCATCAACAAACTGGGCGTACAGATCAATGAGCTTGTAATTTCCTTTTGCCTCGTTGGTTCTGATAATTTCGTTGACAACAAGAATATCGTCCTTCAGAAAAGGTCGGTTTGTTGGCAAAACTGTCCGAACAAAAATCCTGGTGTCCGGCGATTTACGATGAATCTCGCGGGCGATTTTCTCGATGTTTTTACCAACATACTCCGGCGAAGGCACAATCTTGTCGTACTTAAACCTTCCGCCGTCCATATCGTGATGCAGGTTAAACAAGTCATTGATCCCGATCAAAATGAAAACCGCCTTCGGTTTGAAATAGACAATCTCATCCATGCGTTTCAGCACACCATCGGTCAGGTCACCGGCAATTCCCCGGTTTCGAACTTCGACAGTCCCGAATTTCTCGCTCCAGTCCCGACCTTTCTCCGTGATGCTGTTACCAATAAACACGATGTCGCCAAAGTTCAGCGGCTCGCTCTTGAATACCTTAATGCGATCGCGGTAATGGCGTTGCGTCCAGTCGTTATGGTAGCGGGACACAATTTCACCACTTGGATACAAATTGTCCCTTTGCTCTGCTGAAAGTTCTATCGATTGCCCAAAGGATGCACTGCAGAAAGCGATCGTAAGCAGCAGGAATAGCGTTTTTTTCATGATCTTTAATTTGTTCTATTTTCTATTTAACAGACGAAAAAACAAGCTTAATCCCCACACTGAAGTTGCCGAAATACAGATAAAGAAGAATGTTTAGATTTTTAAAAACGCTCTGCCCAAATCCCGGTCTCCGACTTACTGTCGGCCATTCAAAACAGAAGTCACTATTTTACTTTTAAGACAACAATACCGTGTTCTGGAATTGAAAATTCCATCCCATCCTCTATCATTCCCAGATCTTCGTGCTTCCAAAGATCCCGAAAAGTTGCATTTTTATCAATTCCAAAGTCGCCGGTATTGAGTTCAAAATCAACCGCATCCTCTCCCCGATTCATAATAGCAATAGCCTTGGAATCACCGGCTTCACCCACCGGCTTTACCCAAACTTCAATACTACCTTCGGTGAGCACCCGTGTTGCCTGCTTAAAACCAGGATCCTGGTTTAGGGCGATTATTTCGGTATTTGTCAATATTTCGATGGTCTCCTCGGACATGTCGCGTAAATCATTGCCAGCCAGCAAGGGCGAGTTCAGCATGCACCACATCGAGAAGTGCGTTTTGTCTTCCTCGTAAGTCATTCCGCGGCCAACCTGCAGCATGTCCATATCGTTGTAATGCCCGGCTGAAGCGTATTTGGCTAAATCAACGTTGAGATCAATGATGTGTAAAATAGAAGAAAAATTAGCCTGAATATCTCCGGATATCCGCCAGGAGTCAGCTTTATGAATAGCCCATACACCTGGAAATTGCCACCTGCAAATATTGAAGACAATCGCACGATCAACGGCTTTCACTGCATCAATAATTTTCGTGTATTCGGTCTGCTCATCCAGTTGCATTTTCTCGCCACCGCACCAATCAACTTTCAAAAAATCATATCCCCACTTGTAGAAGAAAAGGTCGCAATCATCCTCCCAATGCCCGTAGATCCCGACACCAATACCGTTTTTATCATGGTCCCAAATGGAGCCACAGGTGTTTCGGCCAGCATCGGTGTAAATTCCGGCTTTCAATCCCAAACCATGAATGTAGTCGACTAACAGTTTCATCCCGGAGGGAAATTTTGCACGATCAACAAACAACTTGCCGGTTGAATCCCTTCCCCCGAAATATCCGTCGTCAATATTGATAAACCGGTAACCGGCATCATACAAACCGGAAGATATCATTGCATCAGCCTGCTCTTTGATCATCTCTTCATCAATATTCACGCGGAAATTGTTCCAGCTGCTCCAGCCCATGATTGGCGGTTTCGCTGTTCGAATTGTATCTGAATTCGTCCCCCCTGGCAACGTGTTCACATCCGGATTGTTTGCAGATGAATTATTTACGAAGGGTGACAACAATAGTACGGCTGCGGTAAACAGCGATCGATATTTCAATTTTTTCATCTTCTAGCAGGTTTGATTAGTTTGAAAAAAATAGTCGGAGACCGAAGCTAAAAAATTTAGCCCGGTATCCGACTATTCATTCACCAAAATCTACTAGCTGTCAACTTAATTGAAGTTGACGCCAGGCCGGAAATTGATGTCGCAATCCCCAAACCACCATTTACGAATATTTACATTTTAAGCCGGCAAATTCTCTAGAAACACCGCCTGACGCACATTTGAGTAATTTGAGAAGCGCACAACTCTTAATTTTACTTAAAAACAATTTTTTCAAAAACTTTTGCTCTTCCCGCTCAGTTAGAGGCTCTGACTTTCGTCCCATGTCGGGATGTGGTTTTATCAATCTTTGGTAGCGTTGAAAAACAAAATAGCATAAATCGATTATGGAGAGTACAAACAGAAATTGGTCGAGAAGACAGTTCATGGGAAGTATTGCCGGCGCAGGCGCCGCAGTGATGATGAATCCTTTTTCATCCTGGGCTAAAAGCCCCGTGGATCCGACAGTAGCGGCCATCATTGCCAAAACAATCGGAACTGACACGCACAACCATATGGATGTTCCGTTCAATGCGGAAGAATTCAAAACCCTGCAATATGATTTATTCGGAGAGATGAAGCAATCCGGCTTCTCGGCCATCTGCATGACCTTTTGTGTTGACCGCCCTAAGCTGACAAAAATGGGAGAAGCTTACGAGCGCTTTATCCTGAGCCTGGATGAAATGGACGAGATGCTGAAAGCCAACAAAATGAAGCGAGCACTGAATTTGGCTGATTTAAAGGAAGCACACAAAAAGAACCACCCTATCGTTGTTCAATCCGTTGAAGGCGGGCACTTTATTGAAGGAAAAATTGACCGGATTGAGGTGGCTTACCAAAGAGGATTGAGACATCTAGGCTTGCTGCATGATGGACAATCACTTGTTCCGCTTGGCGATATTTATACCAACCCGCCACACTTTGGCGGACTGACCGAATCGGGAATCGAAGTCGTCAAGGAATGTAACCGGCTCGGTATTTTGGTTGACCTCGCGCACTGCAGCAACGAAGGGATTGACGATGCGCTAAAAATATCAACCAAGCCAATGCTTGTTTCGCACACCGGGCTGAATACCCAGCTTGGCAGCAACGAAAAAATGGCCCAAATGATGATGCCCCGCCTGATCAGTAAAGAGCAGGCTAAAATATTGGCCAACGCCGGCGGTGTTATCGGCGTTTGGACGCACCTTGCCGACTCGCCAACCGTGTATGCTAAAAATGTCCGGGCCATGGTCGATGTGGTTGGTGCAGATCATGTTTGCATTGGCACCGACTCAAAAATGGCCCCGCCAAGTAATTCGAACGAACGATTTGGCAGAAAAACCAACCTGACATGGGGAGATGGACAGGAAGGATTCCTCTACTATGTTGTAGATGCGATGCTTAAAGTCGGTTTTACCGAAGATGAAATCGTGAAAATTGCGGGAGGCAACTACTGTCGCATTTTTGACGCGGCAACCAGCGTTTAATTTCGTAAGGCACCATTATATACAAGAAAGGTGTTCCGCAAATTTTTGCCGTACACCTTTTCTTTTTCCTTGATTTTCGAGCACCAACAACGCGGTCCGATTAATTATCAATGCCGGCGGCCTCAATGAGGCTAACGGAACATATAAGTTGGACACAAAAACTAAAAGGAATCGTGACTTGCATTCTCTGATGGATAAACATGGTGGTGTTGGAGACCGTCCACTTTTACACCACACAAATGATAAAACTGTTCAGCTTTCCCGGTAAGTTTTAGGAGACTCTCCGGAATAACGTTTGAAATATTTACCGAAAAAAGATTGTGAAGGGAAATTCAGGGAGTGACTAATTTGCTGGATAGTCATATTCGTCGACTTCAATAAGGCTTTTGCTTCCAGAATCACAAAATCGTTGATCCAGTCACTAGCCGATTTGCCACTAGTATCTTTCACTACTTTCGATAGGTACTTCGGTGTCAAAAACAACTCATCAGCATAGTAGTCAAGGCCTCGCTGCTCCCTGTACTTCTCCTTCACCAGGTGAAAAAAGCGTTCCGTCAACAATTCTTGCTTCGATTTCTTACTCTCCAAATCCAAATTCTGAAACTTGTGATTCAATGCATAAAAGAAGGCCCGGCTCAAATGCCTGATCATCTCAGCGCGATTCGAATTGTCCTTCATCCGCACCGTTTTTAAAAACATGTTATAATAATCCAATGCCAGGTCTAATTCATCTGGATTCAGTGGTAGCCATGGATGATCAGAAATAGACCGAAAAAGCGGAAAACGATCATAGGCATCAATTATAAGTGTATTCGAAAATTGTTTGGACATGGTAATAAATCGCCCTTCGAAATCATCGCTCGTCCCCTTGTTTTGCAGGATCTGGTCAGGCATAATAATCAAAATGCCAGGACCAGTCACGTTGTATTCCTTTAAATTGAGAAGTCCATTCAAGGTTCCCTTTATGCAAATAACAATAACACTGATATCGAGCTTAAACGGGTATTGAGTTTCAGGGAGGGCGACATACTCATCTTTTAAGATATAATCCAAATCAATGGAATCAATCTCCGAAAGCTGAATCTTACTTCGCCAGTTCAAAGGCGTAACAACATTTTCCATTTTCGACTTTTCAGACAAATTTAGGACTTATTTTCTCAATTTTAAATCTAAATACACCATATAGTCCAATTTAGTAGTCCTTTAAACCTTTTTTGGCCAATACCGCACTTATATCTTTGCACCCAACAAAAGTCTCAAAGCATATGAAAAGCAGAAAAGCAAGAACAATTATGAAATTAAAGTTACTCGTTTTGATTTTCCTATTTGCCATTCCCGGGGTAGAAGCACAGGACCAGCAAAAAATGAACATTTCGCAGATGCTGGAATTTGCAACCAAAAACAATTATGATTTACGCGAGGCAAAGTTCAACCAAATGCAAAGTGAACTGTCTGTCAGAGAAACCAAAGCACATGGACTTCCTAAAGTGGACGGAGAAATGGATTACAAAAACTACCTGAGTCTCCCGACGATAATCCTACCGGGAGAATTGACAGGTGTTTCGGGTGCTCCGGATATTGAAGCTCAGTTCGGGAAAAAACATAACCTGGACGCCTCGATCCAGTACTCACAATTACTTTTCTCGCTAAAATATGTCAACTCGGTAAAAACCACTGAAAAAGTACAGGAGATCAGGGGCCTTGAGGTTGAAAAATCGAAAGAGGAACTGGTTCAATTGCTTTACTCTGAATATTACAACTTGCTGGCGATCTACAAAAACCTCGAAATTATTGAGGGAAATATGGAATCGTTGCAATTGAACCGGCAAACTGTTTCAGCAATGGTTACGTCGGGCGTTGCACTGCAAACCGATTTGGATAAGATCGATGTCAGCTATGCAAACCTGGAGGCCAGCCGCGAAAACGTCTTGTCGGGCATTAAGGTACAAACCAATAACCTGAAATACATCATCGGAATGGAGCCGGATGTTCAGCTGGAAGTCGATACGACGGGCTTTAGCCAACAGTTTGCCAATGCACAATTCATCAACAAATACCAGGATGGCGATTTCGACGCGGACAATCTGATTGAGGTAGAGATCCTGAATAAAAACCTGGAATTGAACGACCGCCAAATAAAACTGGCCAAGTCGGAAGTTACACCAACAGTTTCATTCTATGGAAGCTACATATACCAGGCCCAGCGCGATGAATTCAATCTATTTAAGTCGGGGGAAAACTGGTTCAACACAAACCTGATTGGTGTTAAAGCGACCATCCCGATTTTCTCAGGATTAGGCAACAAAGTAAAAGTAAACCAAGCGAAAATTGATCTGGAAATTACGCAGGACAAACTTGCAAAAGCCAAACAAGGGCTAAACCTGAAATATCAAAATGCCATGAACACCTACCAGTCGAGCTTGAAGAACTGTCGCATTCAGACAAAGAATGTGGCCCTGGCCGAAAATGTAAAAAAACAGGAGGAAGTGAAATACAAAGAAGGCATTGGGACACTCACCGACTACCTGATTTCGGAAACAGATTACAGAAATGCCCAAATCAATTTTGTTCAGAATTTTCTGAATATGAAAAAAGCAGAGATTGATGTTCTGAAAGCGAAGGGATTGCTTACCTCATATGCACACATAAATCAAGATAATCCACAATAAATCAACACATCCCCAAGGATTGAGACCAATCAAATTAGTTCTGTTAACTCGAAAAAATAAATAATCGAACAATGAAAAAGACATTTAAAACATCGCTTTACATCATAACTGCTCTGCTGGTTTGCGG harbors:
- a CDS encoding FecR family protein, translated to MKKEYLHYKIEELVDNSDFIAWVVNGTHNELWEQFLSNHPDFEPSVNEARRLIEMLRDQTDNLKPEDFQTIWKNIESFDQMYQKERKLHPFKKAMRYAAIFVGLLVAGASAFYFSQQKQPSGYVFNNTQEEAGQQQSQIVLADGTTVPLESESSDIAMTGNEQLIIDSTRVIDMKQLPTDPTKMNEVVIPYGKRSKIVLADGTKVWLNAGSRLAFPNQFNGKERKIFLEGEAYFEVAHNAAQPFIVNTEAIAVKVLGTKFNLTAYSSESVIETTLLEGKVAMRDLTRNQLFRGETILTPNQKGSFNKEQRAISVQDDPDADLSIAWIEGWLEFHQQPLNRVMSKLERYYNVKFIVEGSAKKQVQEMDDFAFISGKLDLKDSLESVLMVLSDVSGMQYEIQGNQINVSMKPN
- a CDS encoding RNA polymerase sigma factor, whose translation is MPKPSEDFLLWNDFRNGEEYALAEIYSRYADSLYSYGKKFTSNSEIVKDTIQDLFFNLIRTRSKLGTTDNVYFYLLRSYRRALSRNLKKTENTKVFQLNTDLPAMQLRYHLEEELLQKESLDNRERIILRSLQQLSPKQREIIYYRFTCDFDYEQICELMKLKYDSARKMVFRAIKILREHLENDKQLILLVLNFQ
- a CDS encoding GDSL-type esterase/lipase family protein, whose translation is MKKTLFLLLTIAFCSASFGQSIELSAEQRDNLYPSGEIVSRYHNDWTQRHYRDRIKVFKSEPLNFGDIVFIGNSITEKGRDWSEKFGTVEVRNRGIAGDLTDGVLKRMDEIVYFKPKAVFILIGINDLFNLHHDMDGGRFKYDKIVPSPEYVGKNIEKIAREIHRKSPDTRIFVRTVLPTNRPFLKDDILVVNEIIRTNEAKGNYKLIDLYAQFVDADGGLTNELTVDGVHLSEKGYEKWVAFEKPILEELVGN
- a CDS encoding glycoside hydrolase family 27 protein; the encoded protein is MKKLKYRSLFTAAVLLLSPFVNNSSANNPDVNTLPGGTNSDTIRTAKPPIMGWSSWNNFRVNIDEEMIKEQADAMISSGLYDAGYRFINIDDGYFGGRDSTGKLFVDRAKFPSGMKLLVDYIHGLGLKAGIYTDAGRNTCGSIWDHDKNGIGVGIYGHWEDDCDLFFYKWGYDFLKVDWCGGEKMQLDEQTEYTKIIDAVKAVDRAIVFNICRWQFPGVWAIHKADSWRISGDIQANFSSILHIIDLNVDLAKYASAGHYNDMDMLQVGRGMTYEEDKTHFSMWCMLNSPLLAGNDLRDMSEETIEILTNTEIIALNQDPGFKQATRVLTEGSIEVWVKPVGEAGDSKAIAIMNRGEDAVDFELNTGDFGIDKNATFRDLWKHEDLGMIEDGMEFSIPEHGIVVLKVK
- a CDS encoding dipeptidase — translated: MESTNRNWSRRQFMGSIAGAGAAVMMNPFSSWAKSPVDPTVAAIIAKTIGTDTHNHMDVPFNAEEFKTLQYDLFGEMKQSGFSAICMTFCVDRPKLTKMGEAYERFILSLDEMDEMLKANKMKRALNLADLKEAHKKNHPIVVQSVEGGHFIEGKIDRIEVAYQRGLRHLGLLHDGQSLVPLGDIYTNPPHFGGLTESGIEVVKECNRLGILVDLAHCSNEGIDDALKISTKPMLVSHTGLNTQLGSNEKMAQMMMPRLISKEQAKILANAGGVIGVWTHLADSPTVYAKNVRAMVDVVGADHVCIGTDSKMAPPSNSNERFGRKTNLTWGDGQEGFLYYVVDAMLKVGFTEDEIVKIAGGNYCRIFDAATSV
- a CDS encoding AraC family transcriptional regulator, whose translation is MENVVTPLNWRSKIQLSEIDSIDLDYILKDEYVALPETQYPFKLDISVIVICIKGTLNGLLNLKEYNVTGPGILIIMPDQILQNKGTSDDFEGRFITMSKQFSNTLIIDAYDRFPLFRSISDHPWLPLNPDELDLALDYYNMFLKTVRMKDNSNRAEMIRHLSRAFFYALNHKFQNLDLESKKSKQELLTERFFHLVKEKYREQRGLDYYADELFLTPKYLSKVVKDTSGKSASDWINDFVILEAKALLKSTNMTIQQISHSLNFPSQSFFGKYFKRYSGESPKTYRES
- a CDS encoding TolC family protein — protein: MKLKLLVLIFLFAIPGVEAQDQQKMNISQMLEFATKNNYDLREAKFNQMQSELSVRETKAHGLPKVDGEMDYKNYLSLPTIILPGELTGVSGAPDIEAQFGKKHNLDASIQYSQLLFSLKYVNSVKTTEKVQEIRGLEVEKSKEELVQLLYSEYYNLLAIYKNLEIIEGNMESLQLNRQTVSAMVTSGVALQTDLDKIDVSYANLEASRENVLSGIKVQTNNLKYIIGMEPDVQLEVDTTGFSQQFANAQFINKYQDGDFDADNLIEVEILNKNLELNDRQIKLAKSEVTPTVSFYGSYIYQAQRDEFNLFKSGENWFNTNLIGVKATIPIFSGLGNKVKVNQAKIDLEITQDKLAKAKQGLNLKYQNAMNTYQSSLKNCRIQTKNVALAENVKKQEEVKYKEGIGTLTDYLISETDYRNAQINFVQNFLNMKKAEIDVLKAKGLLTSYAHINQDNPQ